In ANME-2 cluster archaeon, the sequence TCATTGTCAAGCAGAGTGAGAACCTGGAAAGTACCTATTACCTCTTGAAAACGGCTTTTGATGACCCGAAGATATCACACACCTTCTTTGTACCCATAGGACTGGCAGCCCTCATATATTCCATCTTCCTGTTTGCCGGTGACCCGAAATACGCCTGGGCAGCCATTCTGGGTGCTGTTGGTGTATATATGCTGTACCGCGGTTTTGGGTTTGATGATGCCCTTGAACAGTTCAAATCACAGTTGAAACATTCCCTGGTATCAGGGAAGTTCTCGTTCATCACCTACTCGGTAGCATTGATACTCACTCTGGCAGGCACGATCTTTGGTGCCATCAAATTCTGGGAGTTCTATACCCGTACAGATATTTTTGTAGGAATTATAGTCCTGTTCATGGTATTCATCAACCAGATAGTCTGGTGGTATGTAGCTGCGGGGTGGATCGCCTCTATTGGTCGTATGGTGGACACTCATTTAGAGGGGAAGAATTATAAACGCAACTGGCCCTACCTTTTCTTTATGTTCTCATTGGGTCTGCTGATGTGGGGTACCAGCACCTTCATTCTTTCCATGAGCTCAAATGTTGATGAGTATTTCGTCTCGTCCGACACAGGACGTAACCTTCTTGTGCTTTCGATAGTGGGAACAGTGGTCGTATCGCTTATAGGTATATGGATATCAACAAGGACTTCTGATGCCACTCCGGAAACAGCATGACATCGATGCCGTTCTTATCGGCGGGGTGGGTTTTCGTCCTGAAGAATATGGGTTCAGGGATATTGAAGTTACCACACCGTACGGTATAGTGAAGGCAAAACAGGGAACTATTTCCCATAATGACAGGGAACTGGCACTGGCCCTGATCGGGAGGCATGCAAATAGTGGTAGTGCCAGGGGGGAACATCTGCCGCCTCACCGTCTCAATTACCGGGCAAATGTGTGGGCAGCAAAAGCACTGGGTACCGTGCGGGTGATTGCCACCAATTCGGTGGGTACCATGGGCGACCATCCACCAGGGAGTTTCCTGGTAGCGAATGATTTTATAGACCTGACCAGGTCAAGGGTCAATACTTTTTTTGATGAGGAGACCGTCCATGTGGATATGACCGAACCCTACTGTCCCGAGATAGGGAAATGTCTCACTGATGCACTGGAACGTCGCGGTCTTGCGGTCCAGAGAGGTGTGTATGTGTGCACCGAAGGACCGCGGTTCGAGACTGCGGCCGAGATACGGATGCTGCAGTCCTTCGGGGATGTTGTGGGTATGACGGGATTGCCTGAAGTGGTCCTTGCGAGGGAATTGGGGCTATGCTATGCGACACTGTGCATAATTACGAATCGGGCTTGCGGTTTTGCTGGCAAGAAACTGACTGCAGATGAAGTCCTGGATATGCTGGATAAACAACAGGAATTGCTTCGTACCGTTATCCTGGACGCAGTCGCGTTATTGCCGGAACAGAGGGATTGTGACTGCCAGTATGCGACACATGGCGCGACCATCAGTTAGTCCGTTGAGGTACGTTCATGCATTCTGATGGCTTCTTCTATGGTAAGCTGGTCTTTTGCTACTTTGCGTGCCAGGTCACGGGGTATGCTGGCCTTGCCGTTAGATAGGTTTCGGCTCATTTCCTGTATGCGTTTTATTTCACCAATTGAGGGTTCAAGGTCCTGTATGCCCGGTGGAATGCCTTTGAGCCTGGCGATATTTATGGCTGCTATGATATCAGAGATCTCAGAGCCGTGTACCCCGCGACCCATTGCAGGTGTGGTCCCGGTCTCGTCAACCAGTTCCACCCGCACTCCAAGGTCAAGGAGGGAATTGGACAGATGCGCACTGACC encodes:
- a CDS encoding DUF373 family protein, translated to MDKLIICIDRDDDIGFKTGEQSPVVGRVKNLEVASKLGIADPEDSDTNTIFAGVKLYDQLKEEELDVEIISIAGDRDVGLISDLKIADQMDEILKKYNARSIILVSDGAEDESVLPILESRIKVDGVHRVIVKQSENLESTYYLLKTAFDDPKISHTFFVPIGLAALIYSIFLFAGDPKYAWAAILGAVGVYMLYRGFGFDDALEQFKSQLKHSLVSGKFSFITYSVALILTLAGTIFGAIKFWEFYTRTDIFVGIIVLFMVFINQIVWWYVAAGWIASIGRMVDTHLEGKNYKRNWPYLFFMFSLGLLMWGTSTFILSMSSNVDEYFVSSDTGRNLLVLSIVGTVVVSLIGIWISTRTSDATPETA
- a CDS encoding MTAP family purine nucleoside phosphorylase — encoded protein: MPLRKQHDIDAVLIGGVGFRPEEYGFRDIEVTTPYGIVKAKQGTISHNDRELALALIGRHANSGSARGEHLPPHRLNYRANVWAAKALGTVRVIATNSVGTMGDHPPGSFLVANDFIDLTRSRVNTFFDEETVHVDMTEPYCPEIGKCLTDALERRGLAVQRGVYVCTEGPRFETAAEIRMLQSFGDVVGMTGLPEVVLARELGLCYATLCIITNRACGFAGKKLTADEVLDMLDKQQELLRTVILDAVALLPEQRDCDCQYATHGATIS